Proteins encoded together in one Pseudomonas sp. ADAK13 window:
- a CDS encoding SDR family NAD(P)-dependent oxidoreductase — MTRYALITGASSGIGLALAEALARRGRSLILVARQRDQLESIAIELTQRFGVEVLFRACDLGEPLRLSGFLLELEEGERQIDLLVNCAGIGTSGPFLAQDWMTEQDLMEVNILALTRMCHALGNAMALHGGGQILNVASVAAFQPGPWMSTYYASKAYVLHFSEGLREELKTCGIKVSVLCPGPTRTAFFGTAQMDTAKLDRSQQLMSPEEVALYTVRALAKNKAIIIPGRRNRWLAFSPRLSPRWLTRKIAGAINKAYCPR, encoded by the coding sequence ATGACCCGTTACGCTCTGATCACCGGTGCCTCCAGCGGTATCGGCCTGGCCTTGGCCGAAGCACTGGCCCGTCGCGGCCGCAGCTTGATTCTGGTGGCCCGCCAGCGTGATCAGTTGGAAAGCATTGCAATCGAATTGACTCAGCGCTTTGGCGTCGAAGTACTGTTCCGCGCCTGCGACCTGGGCGAGCCCTTGCGGCTGTCCGGGTTCCTGCTGGAGCTTGAGGAAGGCGAACGGCAGATCGACCTGCTGGTCAACTGCGCCGGCATCGGTACCAGCGGCCCGTTCCTGGCGCAGGACTGGATGACCGAGCAGGACCTGATGGAAGTCAACATCCTGGCCCTGACCCGCATGTGCCACGCCCTCGGCAATGCCATGGCCCTGCACGGCGGCGGGCAGATTCTCAACGTCGCGTCGGTTGCCGCTTTCCAGCCGGGGCCGTGGATGAGTACCTACTACGCCAGCAAGGCCTACGTGCTGCACTTCTCCGAAGGCTTGCGCGAGGAACTGAAGACCTGCGGGATCAAGGTCTCGGTACTCTGCCCCGGCCCGACCCGCACTGCGTTCTTCGGCACCGCACAAATGGACACCGCCAAGCTGGACCGCAGCCAACAGCTGATGAGTCCCGAGGAAGTCGCGCTCTACACCGTGCGCGCCCTGGCCAAGAACAAAGCCATCATCATCCCTGGCCGGCGTAATCGCTGGCTGGCGTTCAGCCCGCGGCTGAGCCCGCGCTGGCTGACGCGCAAGATCGCCGGCGCCATCAACAAGGCCTATTGCCCGCGCTGA
- a CDS encoding histidine triad nucleotide-binding protein — translation MDTLFTKIINREIPARIIYEDDQVLAFHDIAPMAPVHFLVIPKKPIRTLNDLTEEDKALAGHILFTAQRLAVEQGCEKGFRVVMNCNEDGGQTVYHIHMHVLGQRQMNWPPG, via the coding sequence GTGGATACTCTGTTCACCAAGATCATCAACAGAGAAATACCCGCGAGGATCATCTACGAAGATGACCAGGTCCTGGCCTTCCACGACATCGCGCCAATGGCACCCGTGCATTTCCTGGTGATTCCGAAAAAGCCGATCCGCACCCTCAACGACCTCACCGAGGAAGACAAGGCGCTGGCCGGGCATATCCTGTTCACCGCCCAACGCCTGGCCGTTGAACAAGGCTGCGAAAAGGGCTTCCGCGTGGTGATGAACTGCAACGAAGACGGCGGGCAGACCGTTTATCACATCCATATGCATGTACTGGGTCAGCGCCAGATGAACTGGCCGCCGGGCTGA
- the crp gene encoding cAMP-activated global transcriptional regulator CRP, with the protein MVAITPTPKIKNLDKLLMHCQRRRHPAKHNIICAGERSESLFFIIKGSVTILIEDDDGREMIIAYLNTGDFFGELGLFEQAGKEQQRSAWVRAKVECEVAEISYAKFRELAQQDPDILYALSGQIAQRLRDTTRKVGDLAFFDVTGRVARCLLELCKQPDAMTHPDGMQIKITRQEIGRIVGCSREMVGRVLKDLEERNLVHVKGKTMVVYGTR; encoded by the coding sequence ATGGTTGCTATTACTCCCACACCCAAAATCAAGAACCTCGACAAACTGCTGATGCATTGTCAGCGCCGGCGTCATCCGGCCAAGCACAACATCATCTGCGCGGGCGAGCGCTCGGAATCCCTGTTCTTCATTATCAAAGGCTCGGTCACCATCCTGATCGAGGATGACGATGGTCGCGAAATGATCATCGCCTACCTCAATACCGGTGATTTCTTCGGTGAACTCGGGCTATTCGAACAAGCCGGCAAGGAACAGCAGCGCAGCGCATGGGTGCGGGCCAAGGTTGAATGCGAAGTGGCGGAGATCAGCTATGCGAAATTTCGCGAACTGGCCCAGCAGGATCCCGACATTCTGTACGCCCTGAGCGGCCAGATCGCCCAGCGCCTGCGAGACACCACGCGTAAAGTCGGCGACCTGGCGTTCTTCGACGTCACCGGCCGGGTTGCCCGCTGCCTGTTGGAACTGTGCAAGCAACCAGACGCCATGACCCATCCCGACGGCATGCAGATCAAGATCACCCGCCAGGAGATTGGCCGGATCGTGGGTTGCTCAAGGGAAATGGTAGGCCGGGTGCTCAAGGACCTGGAGGAACGCAACCTGGTCCATGTCAAAGGCAAGACCATGGTGGTATACGGCACCCGTTAA
- the coq7 gene encoding 2-polyprenyl-3-methyl-6-methoxy-1,4-benzoquinone monooxygenase, protein MTTQRHYSPIDRLLLQADTAMRTLLPFSGQPHRPSPAIVQPEAQMSETETRHVAGLMRINHTGEVCAQALYQGQALTAKLPQVRAAMEHAAEEEIDHLAWCEQRIRQLNSHPSVLNPLFYGLSFGIGAVAGLISDKVSLGFVAATEHQVCKHLNEHLEQLPAEDEKSRAILEQMRIDEEHHAESALDAGGFRFPAPVKFGMSLLAKVMTKSTYRI, encoded by the coding sequence ATGACTACCCAACGTCACTACTCGCCGATTGATCGCCTGTTGCTGCAAGCCGATACGGCCATGCGCACGCTGCTGCCCTTCAGCGGCCAGCCGCACCGCCCGTCGCCCGCCATCGTGCAGCCAGAAGCGCAGATGAGCGAGACCGAGACCCGCCACGTCGCCGGCCTGATGCGCATCAACCATACCGGCGAAGTCTGTGCCCAGGCGCTGTATCAAGGCCAGGCCCTGACCGCCAAGCTGCCGCAAGTGCGCGCCGCGATGGAGCATGCTGCTGAAGAAGAAATCGATCACCTGGCCTGGTGCGAACAACGTATTCGCCAGCTGAACAGCCACCCGAGCGTGCTGAACCCGCTGTTCTACGGTTTATCGTTTGGCATTGGCGCAGTGGCCGGGCTGATCAGCGACAAAGTCAGCCTGGGTTTTGTGGCCGCCACCGAGCATCAGGTGTGCAAACACCTCAATGAGCACCTTGAGCAACTGCCGGCCGAGGACGAAAAATCCCGGGCGATTCTTGAGCAGATGCGCATTGATGAAGAACATCACGCCGAAAGCGCGCTGGACGCGGGCGGTTTCCGCTTCCCGGCACCGGTGAAATTTGGCATGAGCCTGCTGGCCAAGGTCATGACCAAGAGCACTTACCGCATCTGA
- the estP gene encoding esterase EstP gives MTKKPYFAPLVGCLLTLACSQAFAAPSPYSTMIVFGDSLADAGTFADPGAPGSTYRFTNRTGPQYFDGSGESTSLISSTLLGGKLGVAPGDLNASTSPERAAQGQADGNNWAVGGYTTQQIYDAITGNSTVTDSDTGQVLRTRPGYLASTGGRADPNALYFLSGGGNDFLDGLVLSPDQASAAAGRLANSAQALQQAGARYVMVWMLPDLGLTPAVNGTPLQGTVSALAGVFNQTLVQRLSQIDAQIIPLNIPLLLKETFADPGRFGFATDQNLNQTCFSGTTCRNPVYGVGGTNPDPTKLIYNDTVHPTEAGQVLIADYAYSLLAAPWEITLLPEMAQGTLRAHQDELRNQWQADSGNWQAVGQWRAIVAAGGQHLDFDDQNSSASGDGSGYNLNIGGSYRLNDEWRVGVAAGFYRQSLEAGASDSDYKLNSYMGTAFAQYQEDHWWADAALTGGKLDFDNLKRKFALGVSEGTEKGDTDGWLWALSARVGYDIAEPNSEWHFSPFISADYSRVEVKGYSEKDVRSTALTFDDQQRDSKRLGIGLQANYRVTPQTLVFGEVAHEHEFENDTQRVGMSLNSVPGIDFKLDGYTPRSNSDRLNLGITHKLTKDLALNAAYNVRKDDNFTQQGVSVGVSLDF, from the coding sequence ATGACCAAAAAGCCCTACTTCGCCCCACTCGTCGGCTGCCTGTTAACCCTGGCCTGCTCCCAGGCGTTTGCCGCACCGTCACCCTACTCGACCATGATCGTGTTCGGCGACAGCCTGGCTGATGCCGGGACATTCGCCGACCCTGGCGCCCCCGGATCAACTTATCGCTTCACCAACCGCACCGGCCCGCAATACTTCGACGGCAGCGGCGAAAGCACTTCGCTGATTTCCTCGACGTTATTGGGCGGCAAACTGGGGGTTGCCCCGGGCGACCTGAATGCCTCCACCTCGCCGGAGCGGGCCGCGCAGGGCCAGGCAGACGGCAACAACTGGGCGGTCGGCGGCTACACCACTCAGCAGATCTACGATGCCATCACCGGTAACTCCACCGTCACAGATAGCGACACCGGGCAAGTGTTGCGTACACGCCCCGGATACCTGGCATCAACGGGTGGCCGAGCCGACCCCAACGCGTTGTACTTTCTCTCCGGCGGCGGTAATGACTTCCTCGACGGCCTGGTCCTCAGCCCCGATCAGGCTTCGGCCGCAGCCGGGCGCCTGGCCAACAGCGCCCAGGCCCTGCAACAGGCAGGCGCCCGCTATGTGATGGTGTGGATGCTGCCGGACCTGGGCCTGACACCTGCGGTCAATGGCACGCCGCTCCAAGGCACCGTCAGCGCCTTGGCCGGCGTCTTCAACCAGACCCTGGTGCAGCGCCTGTCGCAGATCGATGCGCAAATTATCCCGCTGAACATTCCGTTGCTGCTCAAGGAAACCTTTGCCGACCCCGGGCGTTTTGGCTTTGCCACCGACCAGAACCTCAACCAGACCTGCTTCAGCGGCACCACCTGCAGGAATCCGGTGTATGGCGTGGGCGGCACCAACCCGGACCCGACCAAGCTGATTTACAACGACACCGTCCACCCCACCGAAGCCGGCCAGGTATTGATCGCCGACTACGCCTATTCGTTGCTCGCCGCGCCCTGGGAAATCACCCTGCTGCCGGAAATGGCCCAAGGCACCTTGCGCGCCCATCAGGATGAACTGCGCAACCAATGGCAAGCCGACTCCGGCAACTGGCAGGCGGTGGGCCAATGGCGCGCGATTGTCGCCGCCGGCGGCCAGCACCTGGACTTCGATGATCAAAACAGCTCGGCCAGCGGGGACGGCAGCGGCTACAACCTGAACATCGGCGGCAGCTACCGGCTCAATGACGAGTGGCGCGTGGGTGTGGCAGCAGGCTTCTATCGCCAGAGTCTTGAGGCCGGCGCCAGCGATTCGGACTACAAACTCAACAGTTATATGGGCACCGCGTTCGCCCAGTATCAGGAAGATCATTGGTGGGCCGACGCCGCGTTGACCGGCGGCAAGCTGGACTTCGACAACCTCAAGCGCAAGTTCGCCCTGGGCGTCAGCGAAGGCACCGAGAAAGGCGACACTGACGGCTGGCTATGGGCCTTGAGCGCACGCGTTGGCTACGACATCGCCGAACCGAACAGCGAATGGCACTTCTCGCCGTTTATCAGCGCCGACTATTCGCGGGTCGAGGTGAAGGGTTATTCAGAGAAAGACGTGCGGTCTACGGCGTTGACCTTTGATGACCAACAGCGTGACTCCAAGCGTCTGGGGATCGGCTTGCAAGCCAACTACCGCGTCACTCCGCAAACCCTGGTGTTCGGCGAAGTGGCCCACGAGCACGAGTTTGAAAACGATACGCAGCGGGTAGGCATGTCACTCAACAGCGTGCCGGGGATTGATTTCAAACTGGACGGCTACACGCCACGCAGCAATTCGGATCGCTTGAACCTGGGAATCACCCACAAGCTGACCAAGGACCTCGCGTTGAATGCGGCCTATAACGTGAGAAAGGATGACAACTTTACCCAGCAAGGGGTGAGTGTCGGGGTGAGCCTGGATTTCTGA
- a CDS encoding OsmC family protein, with protein MKARIQWAGEAMFLGESGSGHVVVMDGPPEAGGRNLGVRPMEMLLLGVGGCSNFDVVSILKKSRQAVESCEAFLEAERATEDPKVFTRIHMHFVVKGRALKEAQVKRAIELSAEKYCSASIMLGAAGVVITHDYEIIELG; from the coding sequence ATGAAGGCACGCATCCAATGGGCGGGCGAAGCCATGTTCCTCGGTGAGTCGGGCAGTGGCCACGTGGTGGTCATGGATGGCCCGCCGGAGGCCGGTGGCCGCAACCTGGGCGTACGCCCGATGGAAATGCTCCTGCTCGGTGTAGGCGGTTGCAGCAATTTCGACGTGGTCAGCATCCTGAAGAAGTCCCGCCAGGCGGTGGAAAGCTGCGAAGCGTTCCTGGAAGCCGAGCGTGCGACCGAAGACCCCAAGGTGTTTACCAGGATCCACATGCACTTCGTGGTCAAGGGCCGGGCGTTGAAAGAAGCCCAGGTCAAGCGCGCCATTGAGCTGTCGGCAGAGAAGTACTGCTCGGCCTCGATCATGCTGGGCGCTGCCGGCGTTGTCATCACTCATGACTACGAGATCATTGAGTTGGGCTGA
- the trpD gene encoding anthranilate phosphoribosyltransferase — protein sequence MDIKTALSRIVGHLDLSTAEMSDVMREIMTGQCTDAQIGAFMMAMRMKSESIDEIVGAVSVMRELADKVELKTLDGVVDVVGTGGDGANIFNVSTASSFVVAAAGCTVAKHGNRAVSGKSGSADLLEAAGIYLNLTPVQVARCIDNVGIGFMFAQSHHGAMKHAAGPRKELGLRTLFNMLGPLTNPAGVKHQVVGVFSQALCRPLAEVLQRLGSKHVLVVHSKDGLDEFSLAAPTFVAELKNDEVTEYWVEPEDLGMKSQSLHGLAVESPAASLELIRDALGRRKTENGQKAAEMIVLNAGAALYAADHAYSLKEGVALAHDALHTGLAREKLEELGAFTAVFKVENEG from the coding sequence ATGGATATCAAGACTGCCCTGAGCCGTATCGTCGGCCATCTGGACCTGAGCACCGCTGAAATGAGCGATGTGATGCGCGAGATCATGACCGGTCAATGCACCGACGCACAGATTGGCGCGTTCATGATGGCCATGCGCATGAAGAGCGAAAGCATCGACGAAATCGTCGGCGCCGTGTCGGTGATGCGTGAGTTGGCGGACAAGGTCGAACTCAAGACCCTCGACGGCGTGGTCGACGTGGTCGGCACCGGCGGCGACGGCGCGAATATCTTCAACGTGTCGACGGCTTCTTCCTTTGTGGTGGCGGCTGCCGGCTGCACCGTGGCCAAACACGGTAACCGTGCGGTTTCGGGCAAAAGCGGCAGTGCCGACTTGCTGGAAGCGGCAGGTATCTACCTGAACCTGACCCCCGTACAAGTGGCGCGCTGCATTGATAACGTCGGCATCGGCTTCATGTTTGCCCAGTCCCATCATGGCGCGATGAAACACGCCGCCGGCCCGCGCAAAGAGTTGGGCTTGCGCACCCTGTTCAACATGCTCGGCCCGCTTACGAATCCGGCCGGCGTGAAACATCAGGTGGTGGGCGTGTTCAGCCAGGCGTTGTGCCGGCCATTGGCCGAAGTGTTGCAACGCCTGGGCAGCAAGCATGTGCTGGTGGTGCATTCCAAAGACGGCCTGGACGAGTTCAGCCTGGCAGCACCGACCTTCGTGGCGGAGCTGAAGAACGATGAAGTCACCGAGTATTGGGTCGAACCCGAAGACCTCGGCATGAAAAGCCAGAGCCTGCACGGCCTGGCAGTGGAAAGCCCGGCAGCCTCCCTTGAATTGATTCGCGATGCCCTGGGGCGTCGCAAGACCGAAAACGGCCAGAAAGCCGCAGAAATGATCGTGCTCAATGCCGGTGCGGCACTGTATGCCGCGGATCACGCCTACAGTCTCAAAGAGGGTGTTGCCCTCGCTCATGATGCATTGCACACCGGGCTGGCGCGCGAAAAGCTCGAAGAACTGGGTGCGTTTACTGCGGTGTTCAAAGTGGAGAATGAAGGATGA
- a CDS encoding DUF805 domain-containing protein: MSDNRFKIVFDGALLPGVESTTAKLNLAELFKSEVEAIEKLFTGRPVALKRDLSRADAETYLQALKNAGVDARIEEEQPVAFSLAETHETDSASAADYTRPAASPYAPPRAAVGENLPEFSTLKVFTVNGRIGRLRFLAWTLVLSVVMLLVSGAFFTVGLGIAAVSPTIAMVIGFLVGIALLVAAVWVSVQITVQRLHDLGWSGWLWFLHLVPFVGSIFPILLMVLPGNTGANQYGAPPPRNSTAVKILSALWLAFIPLVFAGAVLVGMSGYLDQLESDVGGSYESSSINSDDDSDQATTVDEVDVQSADDTAEPVDSTQQ, encoded by the coding sequence ATGAGCGACAACCGTTTCAAGATTGTGTTTGATGGCGCATTGCTCCCGGGTGTCGAAAGCACCACCGCCAAGCTGAACCTCGCCGAGCTGTTCAAAAGCGAAGTGGAAGCCATCGAAAAGCTCTTCACCGGCCGCCCGGTCGCCCTGAAACGCGACCTTTCCCGCGCCGATGCCGAGACCTACCTGCAAGCGCTGAAAAACGCCGGGGTCGATGCGCGCATTGAAGAAGAGCAACCCGTCGCCTTCAGCCTTGCCGAAACCCACGAAACGGACTCCGCCAGCGCCGCTGATTACACCCGCCCGGCCGCTTCGCCTTACGCCCCGCCCCGGGCCGCCGTCGGGGAGAACCTGCCGGAGTTTTCCACCCTTAAAGTATTCACCGTCAACGGACGTATCGGGCGCCTGCGCTTCCTGGCATGGACGCTGGTGTTAAGCGTGGTGATGCTGCTCGTCTCGGGCGCGTTCTTTACTGTCGGGCTGGGGATCGCGGCGGTGTCCCCGACGATTGCCATGGTCATTGGCTTCTTGGTCGGGATCGCCCTCCTCGTGGCCGCGGTGTGGGTGAGCGTGCAGATCACGGTGCAGCGCCTGCATGACCTGGGTTGGTCCGGCTGGCTGTGGTTCCTGCACCTGGTGCCCTTCGTAGGCAGCATCTTCCCGATTCTGCTGATGGTTCTCCCGGGCAATACAGGCGCCAACCAGTACGGCGCACCACCGCCGCGCAACTCTACCGCGGTAAAAATCCTGTCCGCCCTGTGGCTGGCATTCATTCCGCTGGTGTTTGCCGGCGCAGTGTTAGTGGGCATGAGCGGCTACCTGGATCAACTGGAAAGCGACGTAGGCGGCAGCTACGAAAGCAGCTCCATCAATTCCGATGACGACAGCGACCAGGCCACCACAGTCGATGAAGTCGACGTGCAAAGTGCTGACGACACAGCCGAACCTGTAGACTCTACGCAACAGTGA
- a CDS encoding aminodeoxychorismate/anthranilate synthase component II → MLLMIDNYDSFTYNVVQYLGELGAEVKVVRNDELTVAQIAALNPERIVVSPGPCTPTEAGISLEAIQYFAGKLPILGVCLGHQSIGQAFGGDVVRARQVMHGKTSPVFHKDQGVFHGLNLPVTVTRYHSLVVKRETLPECLELTAWTQLEDGSVDEIMGLRHKTLNVEGVQFHPESILTEQGFELFANFLKQSGGTR, encoded by the coding sequence ATGTTGCTGATGATTGATAACTACGACTCCTTTACCTACAACGTTGTGCAGTACCTGGGCGAGCTCGGCGCCGAGGTCAAGGTGGTGCGCAATGACGAACTGACCGTGGCGCAAATCGCCGCGTTGAACCCGGAACGCATCGTCGTTTCCCCGGGGCCGTGCACGCCGACCGAAGCCGGCATCTCCCTCGAAGCCATCCAATATTTCGCCGGCAAGCTGCCGATCCTGGGCGTCTGCCTGGGTCACCAGTCCATCGGCCAGGCGTTCGGCGGCGACGTGGTTCGCGCCCGCCAGGTGATGCACGGCAAGACCAGCCCGGTGTTCCACAAGGACCAGGGCGTATTCCACGGCTTGAATCTGCCGGTGACGGTGACCCGTTACCACTCGTTGGTGGTCAAGCGTGAAACCCTGCCCGAGTGCCTTGAGCTGACGGCCTGGACCCAGTTGGAAGACGGCTCCGTCGACGAGATCATGGGCCTGCGTCACAAGACATTGAACGTTGAAGGGGTGCAATTTCACCCGGAATCGATTCTGACCGAGCAGGGCTTCGAGCTGTTCGCTAACTTTCTCAAGCAGAGCGGCGGCACGCGCTAA
- the trpC gene encoding indole-3-glycerol phosphate synthase TrpC → MSVPTVLEKILARKAEEVAERRARVSLAELEGLAKSADAPRGFANALIKQAKDKQPAVIAEIKKASPSKGVIREIFVPEDIAKSYEKGGATCLSVLTDIDYFQGSDLYLQQARAACSLPVIRKDFMVDPYQIVEARALGADCVLLIVSALDDVKMAELAAVAKSVGLDVLVEVHDGDELERALKTLDTPLVGVNNRNLHTFEVSLENTLDLLPRIPRDRLVITESGIVNRADVELMEISGVYSFLVGETFMRAENPGAELQRLFFPERGVAVSGSTLD, encoded by the coding sequence ATGAGTGTTCCGACCGTTCTGGAAAAAATCCTGGCCCGCAAGGCAGAAGAAGTCGCCGAGCGCCGTGCCCGGGTCAGCCTGGCCGAGCTGGAAGGCCTGGCTAAAAGCGCCGATGCACCGCGCGGTTTTGCCAATGCGCTGATCAAGCAGGCCAAGGACAAGCAGCCGGCCGTCATCGCTGAAATCAAAAAGGCTTCGCCTAGCAAGGGCGTGATTCGCGAGATCTTCGTCCCTGAAGACATTGCCAAGAGCTATGAGAAGGGCGGCGCGACATGCCTCTCGGTGTTGACCGATATCGACTACTTCCAGGGTTCCGACCTGTACCTGCAGCAAGCGCGTGCCGCGTGCTCGCTGCCGGTGATCCGCAAGGACTTCATGGTCGACCCGTACCAGATCGTCGAAGCCCGCGCGCTGGGCGCCGATTGCGTGCTGCTGATCGTCTCCGCACTGGACGATGTGAAGATGGCCGAACTGGCTGCCGTGGCCAAAAGCGTCGGCCTCGATGTACTGGTGGAAGTGCACGACGGTGATGAGCTGGAGCGCGCACTGAAAACCCTCGACACACCGTTGGTGGGCGTCAACAACCGCAACCTGCACACCTTTGAAGTCAGCCTGGAAAACACCCTCGACCTGTTGCCGCGTATTCCGCGTGACCGGTTGGTGATTACCGAAAGTGGCATCGTCAATCGCGCCGATGTTGAACTGATGGAGATCAGCGGCGTGTACTCGTTCCTGGTGGGCGAAACCTTCATGCGTGCTGAGAACCCGGGGGCCGAGTTGCAGCGCCTGTTCTTCCCGGAGCGTGGCGTTGCCGTCAGTGGCTCGACCCTGGATTGA
- the trpE gene encoding anthranilate synthase component I has product MIREEFLRLAAAGYNRIPMACETLADFDTPLSIYLKLADEPNSYLLESVQGGEKWGRYSIIGLPCRTVLRVHDHHVSITLDGVEIESHDVEDPLAFVEDFKARYNVPTIAGLPRFNGGLVGYFGYDCVRYVEKRLGKCPNPDPLGVPDILLMVSDAVVVFDNLAGKMHAIVLADPSQADAFEQGQASLEALLEKLRQPITPRRGLDLSRPPAADPVFRSSFTQDDYERAVDTIKEYILAGDCMQVVPSQRMSIDFKAAPIDLYRALRCFNPTPYMYFFNFGDFHVVGSSPEVLVRVEDNLITVRPIAGTRPRGATEEADLALEQDLLSDDKEIAEHLMLIDLGRNDTGRVSEIGSVKLTEKMVIERYSNVMHIVSNVTGELKAGLTAMDALRAILPAGTLSGAPKIRAMEIIDELEPVKRGVYGGAVGYFAWNGNMDTAIAIRTAVIKDGELHVQAGGGIVADSVPALEWEETLNKRRAMFRAVALAEQTPQG; this is encoded by the coding sequence ATGATCCGCGAAGAATTCCTGCGTTTGGCCGCTGCCGGCTACAACCGTATCCCCATGGCCTGTGAAACCCTGGCCGACTTCGACACCCCGCTGTCGATCTACCTGAAGCTGGCCGATGAGCCCAACTCCTATCTGCTGGAATCGGTGCAGGGCGGCGAGAAATGGGGCCGTTATTCGATCATCGGCCTGCCGTGCCGCACGGTGCTGCGCGTACATGATCACCATGTCAGCATCACCCTGGACGGCGTGGAGATCGAAAGCCACGACGTGGAAGACCCGCTGGCCTTCGTCGAAGATTTCAAGGCGCGCTACAACGTGCCGACCATCGCCGGCCTGCCGCGTTTCAACGGCGGCCTGGTGGGTTACTTCGGCTACGACTGCGTGCGCTACGTGGAGAAACGCCTGGGCAAATGCCCGAACCCCGATCCGTTGGGAGTGCCGGACATTCTGTTGATGGTCTCCGACGCGGTGGTGGTGTTCGACAACCTTGCCGGCAAGATGCACGCGATCGTGTTGGCGGATCCTTCCCAGGCCGATGCCTTCGAGCAAGGCCAGGCCAGCCTCGAAGCGCTGCTGGAGAAGCTGCGCCAGCCGATCACCCCGCGCCGTGGCCTGGACCTCAGCCGTCCGCCGGCGGCGGACCCGGTGTTCCGCTCCAGCTTTACCCAGGATGACTACGAGCGTGCGGTCGATACCATCAAGGAATACATCCTTGCCGGTGACTGCATGCAGGTGGTGCCGTCGCAACGCATGTCCATCGACTTCAAGGCTGCGCCGATTGATTTGTACCGGGCGCTGCGCTGCTTCAACCCGACGCCGTACATGTACTTCTTCAACTTTGGCGACTTCCACGTAGTGGGCAGTTCGCCGGAAGTGCTGGTGCGGGTCGAAGACAACCTGATCACCGTGCGCCCGATTGCCGGCACGCGCCCTCGCGGTGCGACCGAAGAGGCTGACCTGGCGCTGGAACAGGACCTGTTGAGCGACGACAAGGAAATCGCCGAGCACTTGATGCTGATCGACCTGGGTCGCAACGACACCGGGCGTGTCTCGGAAATCGGTTCGGTGAAGCTCACCGAGAAGATGGTGATCGAGCGTTACTCCAACGTGATGCACATCGTGTCCAACGTCACCGGTGAGCTGAAGGCCGGGTTGACCGCGATGGATGCACTGCGGGCGATCCTGCCGGCGGGCACCTTGTCGGGCGCACCGAAGATTCGCGCGATGGAAATCATCGACGAACTGGAGCCGGTCAAGCGTGGCGTGTATGGCGGGGCGGTGGGGTATTTCGCCTGGAACGGCAATATGGACACCGCGATCGCGATCCGTACGGCGGTGATCAAGGACGGCGAGCTGCACGTGCAGGCGGGCGGCGGGATTGTGGCCGACTCGGTGCCGGCCCTGGAATGGGAAGAAACGCTGAACAAGCGCCGGGCGATGTTCCGGGCGGTGGCGCTGGCCGAGCAAACGCCGCAGGGCTAA
- a CDS encoding lipoate--protein ligase family protein, with amino-acid sequence MTQPVAMTVEAGLKAEQDLLAAVCAGEQPFGLLFWQPSDQALVMPRRLSRLPAFETASQVSADAGWPVLLRETGGEPVPQSAATVNIALVYAPPRSEGDQGRIETGYQRLCQPICDLLIELGGNASVGEIDGAFCDGRYNVNLDGRKMVGTAQRWRQSGGRPVGLVHGALLLDDYRVELIAAVNRFNRACGLEQRVRAESHIALHEAFAAPDAIARLDTLYRQMLASFLPD; translated from the coding sequence ATGACCCAGCCGGTGGCGATGACGGTGGAGGCAGGCCTTAAGGCCGAGCAGGATTTGCTAGCCGCCGTCTGCGCGGGTGAGCAACCCTTCGGCCTGTTGTTCTGGCAGCCGAGTGACCAAGCGCTGGTGATGCCTCGTCGTCTGAGCCGGCTTCCGGCATTCGAAACCGCCAGTCAGGTCTCGGCTGACGCCGGTTGGCCAGTGCTGTTGCGGGAAACGGGCGGTGAGCCCGTCCCGCAATCGGCCGCCACGGTCAATATCGCGCTGGTCTACGCGCCGCCGCGCAGTGAAGGTGACCAAGGCCGCATCGAAACCGGCTACCAGCGTTTGTGCCAGCCGATTTGCGACCTGCTTATCGAACTGGGCGGCAATGCGTCGGTGGGTGAGATCGACGGTGCGTTTTGCGACGGTCGCTACAACGTCAACCTCGATGGCCGCAAAATGGTCGGTACCGCCCAGCGCTGGCGCCAGAGTGGCGGGCGTCCGGTGGGCTTGGTGCATGGTGCATTGCTGCTGGACGACTATCGCGTCGAGTTGATCGCGGCGGTCAATCGCTTCAATCGAGCCTGCGGCCTGGAACAACGGGTGCGTGCCGAAAGCCACATCGCCCTGCACGAGGCCTTTGCTGCGCCAGACGCGATCGCCCGGCTCGACACGTTATACCGCCAGATGCTCGCGAGTTTCCTGCCGGATTAA